A genomic stretch from Caloenas nicobarica isolate bCalNic1 chromosome 3, bCalNic1.hap1, whole genome shotgun sequence includes:
- the BCLAF1 gene encoding bcl-2-associated transcription factor 1 isoform X1, producing MGRSNSRSHSSRSKSRSHSSSRSRSRSHSRKKRYSSRSRSRTYSRSRSRDRVYSRDYRRDYRNNRGMRRPYGYRGRGRGYYQGGGGRYHRGGYRPVWNRRHSRSPRRGRSRSRSPKRRSVSSQRSRSRSRRSYRSSRSPRSSSSRSSSPYSKSPVSSKRRASLEKQAKKTEGAPLQDSPLKNKTQDEQKDTFEHDPSEPLDDFNKSAAASGDIWPGLSAYDNSPRSPHSPSIASPPSQSSSCSDAPLLGTAHSAKDTPQHSHSIQHSPERSGSGSLGNGSSRYSPSQNSPLHHVPSRRSPAKTIPSQSAPREEARVRSFYPEGGEQEAAKGGKFMKRYTDEESRVYLLDRGNTREKEAQKERGSEKGRTEGEREWEEQETLDFFVDKETGKEKFNDSEGEDTEETEDYRQFRKSVLADQGKNFPTASHRNAEEEGAKYKSKISVKGNRESDGFRDEKSYKLKETGYVVERPSATKDKHKEEDKSSEKQMMKKESQSPEQVKSEKLKELFDYSPPLHKNLDAREKSTFREESPLRIKMIASDSHRPEVKLKMAPVPLDDSNRPASLTKDRLLASTLVHSVKKEQEFRSIFDHIKLPQASKSTSESFIQHIVSLVHHVKEQYFKSAGMTLNERFTAYQKATEEHCTRQKSPEIHRRIDISPSTLRKHTRLAGEERVFKEESQKGDKKLKCDSTDLRHDIDRRRKERSKERGDSKGSRESSGSRKREKTPKDYKDYKSYKDDSKQKRDQDRTRSSPSSSPSSSSSSSREEKDSKKERDEEFKTHHEQKEYSGFAGVNRPRGTFFRIRGRGRARGVFAGTNTGPSNSNTTFQKRPKEEEWDPEYTPKSKKYFLHDDRDDGVDYWAKRGRGRGTFQRGRGRFNFKKSGSSPKWTHDKYQGDGIVEDEEETIENNEEKDRRKEEKE from the exons ATGGGTCGATCTAACTCTAGATCACATTCTTCAAGATCAAAGTCCAGATCTCATTCCAGCTCTAGGTCAAGATCCAGATCCCATTCTAGAAAAAAGAGATACAG ttctAGGTCTCGGTCAAGGACATATTCACGATCTCGCAGCAGGGATCGTGTTTATTCTAGAGATTATCGCAGAGATTACAGAAATAATAGAGGAATGAGACGTCCCTATGGTTACAGAGGAAGAGGTAGAGGGTATTATCAAGGAGGAGGTGGTAGATACCATCGTGGAGGTTATAGGCCTGTCTGGAACCGAAGACACTCCCGAAGCCCTAGGCGTGGCCGCTCACGTTCCAGAAGTCCAAAACGAAGGTCTGTGTCTTCCCAGAGGTCCCGCAGCAGATCTCGTCGATCTTACAGATCTTCCAGGTCCCCGAGGTCCTCTTCATCTCGTTCTTCATCCCCATACAGCAAATCACCTGTCTCTTCCAAAAGACGTGCGTCTCTGGAAAAGCAggcaaagaaaactgaagggGCTCCTTTGCAAGATAGccctttgaaaaataaaacacaagatGAACAGAAAGATACATTTGAACATGACCCTTCAGAGCCTCTTGATGATTTTAACaagtcagcagcagcttctggcGACATTTGGCCTGGCCTTTCAGCATATGATAACAGTCCAAGGTCACCCCATAGTCCCTCTATTGCCTCCCCACCTAGTCAGAGTTCATCTTGCTCTGATGCTCCTTTGCTTGGCACAGCCCACTCAGCAAAGGACACACCTCAACATTCCCATTCCATTCAGCATAGTCCTGAGAGGTCTGGCTCTGGTTCTCTTGGAAATGGTTCTAGCCGTTATAGCCCTTCTCAGAATAGCCCATTGCATCATGTCCCTTCAAGGAGAAGCCCTGCAAAGACAATCCCATCACAGAGTGCTCCCCGTGAGGAGGCTCGAGTGCGGTCATTTTATCCTGAGGGTGGTGAACAAGAAGCTGCAAAAGGTGGAAAGTTTATGAAAAG GTACACAGATGAAGAGTCTAGAGTATACCTGCTTGATAGGGGTAATACCAGGGAGAAGGAGGCCCAGAAGGAGAGAGGATCAGAAAAAGGGAGaacagagggagaaagggaatGGGAGGAACAGGAAACTTTAGATTTTTTCGTTGATAAAGagactgggaaagaaaagtttaatGACTCTGAAGGGGAGGACACAGAGGAGACAGAGGATTACAGACAGTTCAGAAAGTCTGTCCTGGCAGATCAGGGTAAAAATTTTCCTACTGCATCTCACCGGAatgctgaggaggaaggagccaAATACAAATCTAAAATATCAGTCAAGGGCAATAGAGAGAGCGATGGATTTAGAGATGAGAAAAGTTATAAGCTTAAAGAGACTGGCTATGTAGTGGAAAGGCCTAGTGCAACAAAAGATAAGCACAAGGAAGAAGACAAGAGTTCTGAGAAACAAATGATGAAGAAAGAAAGTCAGTCACCTGAGCAGGTAAAGTCTGAAAAGCTCAAAGAACTCTTTGATTACAGTCCCCCTCTACACAAGAATCTGGATGCGAGAGAAAAATCCACCTTCAGAGAGGAGAGCCCACTTAGGATCAAAATGATAGCCAGTGACTCCCATCGTCCTGAAGTTAAACTCAAAATGGCACCAGTACCTCTTGATGATTCCAATAG ACCTGCTTCCTTGACTAAAGACAGGCTGCTTGCTAGCACACTTGTCCATTCCGTCAAGAAGGAGCAAGAGTTCCGATCCATCTTTGACCACATAAAGTTGCCACAGGCCAGCAAAAGCACGTCAGAGTCATTTATTCAGCACATTGTGTCCTTGGTTCATCATGTCAAAG AGCAATACTTCAAGTCAGCTGGAATGACCCTAAATGAGAGATTCACTGCGTATCAAAAAGCTACGGAAGAACACTGCACCCGACAAAAGAGCCCAGAAATACATAG gAGGATTGACATCTCTCCAAGTACTCTGAGGAAGCACACCCGTTTAGCAGGTGAAGAGAGAgtctttaaagaagaaagtcaAAAA GGAGATAAAAAATTAAAGTGCGATTCTACTGATCTTCGGCATGACATTGACCGACGTAGAAAAGAGCGAAGTAAAGAGCGAGGAGACTCAAAGGGTTCCAGGGAATCCAGTGGGTCAAGAAAACGGGAGAAAACTCCAAAAGATTACAAGGATTACAAATCTTACAAAGATGACAG taaacaaAAAAGAGATCAAGACCGTACCCGGTCCTCCCCATCTTCCTCCCCATCTTCTTCCTCATCGAGTTCTCGAGAAGAAAAGGAtagcaagaaagaaagagatgaagagTTCAAAACCCACCATGAACAGAAAGAATACTCTGGTTTTGCAGGAGTCAACAGGCCAAGAGGCACCTTT TTTCGAATTAGGGGCAGAGGAAGAGCCAGAGGAGTCTTTGCTGGAACAAATACTGGTCCCAGCAACTCAAATACTACTTTTCAGAAGAGACCGAAGGAAGAGGAATGGGATCCTGAATATACcccaaaaagcaagaaatacttCTTG
- the BCLAF1 gene encoding bcl-2-associated transcription factor 1 isoform X2, with translation MGRSNSRSHSSRSKSRSHSSSRSRSRSHSRKKRYSSRSRSRTYSRSRSRDRVYSRDYRRDYRNNRGMRRPYGYRGRGRGYYQGGGGRYHRGGYRPVWNRRHSRSPRRGRSRSRSPKRRSVSSQRSRSRSRRSYRSSRSPRSSSSRSSSPYSKSPVSSKRRASLEKQAKKTEGAPLQDSPLKNKTQDEQKDTFEHDPSEPLDDFNKSAAASGDIWPGLSAYDNSPRSPHSPSIASPPSQSSSCSDAPLLGTAHSAKDTPQHSHSIQHSPERSGSGSLGNGSSRYSPSQNSPLHHVPSRRSPAKTIPSQSAPREEARVRSFYPEGGEQEAAKGGKFMKSPPLHKNLDAREKSTFREESPLRIKMIASDSHRPEVKLKMAPVPLDDSNRPASLTKDRLLASTLVHSVKKEQEFRSIFDHIKLPQASKSTSESFIQHIVSLVHHVKEQYFKSAGMTLNERFTAYQKATEEHCTRQKSPEIHRRIDISPSTLRKHTRLAGEERVFKEESQKGDKKLKCDSTDLRHDIDRRRKERSKERGDSKGSRESSGSRKREKTPKDYKDYKSYKDDSKQKRDQDRTRSSPSSSPSSSSSSSREEKDSKKERDEEFKTHHEQKEYSGFAGVNRPRGTFFRIRGRGRARGVFAGTNTGPSNSNTTFQKRPKEEEWDPEYTPKSKKYFLHDDRDDGVDYWAKRGRGRGTFQRGRGRFNFKKSGSSPKWTHDKYQGDGIVEDEEETIENNEEKDRRKEEKE, from the exons ATGGGTCGATCTAACTCTAGATCACATTCTTCAAGATCAAAGTCCAGATCTCATTCCAGCTCTAGGTCAAGATCCAGATCCCATTCTAGAAAAAAGAGATACAG ttctAGGTCTCGGTCAAGGACATATTCACGATCTCGCAGCAGGGATCGTGTTTATTCTAGAGATTATCGCAGAGATTACAGAAATAATAGAGGAATGAGACGTCCCTATGGTTACAGAGGAAGAGGTAGAGGGTATTATCAAGGAGGAGGTGGTAGATACCATCGTGGAGGTTATAGGCCTGTCTGGAACCGAAGACACTCCCGAAGCCCTAGGCGTGGCCGCTCACGTTCCAGAAGTCCAAAACGAAGGTCTGTGTCTTCCCAGAGGTCCCGCAGCAGATCTCGTCGATCTTACAGATCTTCCAGGTCCCCGAGGTCCTCTTCATCTCGTTCTTCATCCCCATACAGCAAATCACCTGTCTCTTCCAAAAGACGTGCGTCTCTGGAAAAGCAggcaaagaaaactgaagggGCTCCTTTGCAAGATAGccctttgaaaaataaaacacaagatGAACAGAAAGATACATTTGAACATGACCCTTCAGAGCCTCTTGATGATTTTAACaagtcagcagcagcttctggcGACATTTGGCCTGGCCTTTCAGCATATGATAACAGTCCAAGGTCACCCCATAGTCCCTCTATTGCCTCCCCACCTAGTCAGAGTTCATCTTGCTCTGATGCTCCTTTGCTTGGCACAGCCCACTCAGCAAAGGACACACCTCAACATTCCCATTCCATTCAGCATAGTCCTGAGAGGTCTGGCTCTGGTTCTCTTGGAAATGGTTCTAGCCGTTATAGCCCTTCTCAGAATAGCCCATTGCATCATGTCCCTTCAAGGAGAAGCCCTGCAAAGACAATCCCATCACAGAGTGCTCCCCGTGAGGAGGCTCGAGTGCGGTCATTTTATCCTGAGGGTGGTGAACAAGAAGCTGCAAAAGGTGGAAAGTTTATGAAAAG TCCCCCTCTACACAAGAATCTGGATGCGAGAGAAAAATCCACCTTCAGAGAGGAGAGCCCACTTAGGATCAAAATGATAGCCAGTGACTCCCATCGTCCTGAAGTTAAACTCAAAATGGCACCAGTACCTCTTGATGATTCCAATAG ACCTGCTTCCTTGACTAAAGACAGGCTGCTTGCTAGCACACTTGTCCATTCCGTCAAGAAGGAGCAAGAGTTCCGATCCATCTTTGACCACATAAAGTTGCCACAGGCCAGCAAAAGCACGTCAGAGTCATTTATTCAGCACATTGTGTCCTTGGTTCATCATGTCAAAG AGCAATACTTCAAGTCAGCTGGAATGACCCTAAATGAGAGATTCACTGCGTATCAAAAAGCTACGGAAGAACACTGCACCCGACAAAAGAGCCCAGAAATACATAG gAGGATTGACATCTCTCCAAGTACTCTGAGGAAGCACACCCGTTTAGCAGGTGAAGAGAGAgtctttaaagaagaaagtcaAAAA GGAGATAAAAAATTAAAGTGCGATTCTACTGATCTTCGGCATGACATTGACCGACGTAGAAAAGAGCGAAGTAAAGAGCGAGGAGACTCAAAGGGTTCCAGGGAATCCAGTGGGTCAAGAAAACGGGAGAAAACTCCAAAAGATTACAAGGATTACAAATCTTACAAAGATGACAG taaacaaAAAAGAGATCAAGACCGTACCCGGTCCTCCCCATCTTCCTCCCCATCTTCTTCCTCATCGAGTTCTCGAGAAGAAAAGGAtagcaagaaagaaagagatgaagagTTCAAAACCCACCATGAACAGAAAGAATACTCTGGTTTTGCAGGAGTCAACAGGCCAAGAGGCACCTTT TTTCGAATTAGGGGCAGAGGAAGAGCCAGAGGAGTCTTTGCTGGAACAAATACTGGTCCCAGCAACTCAAATACTACTTTTCAGAAGAGACCGAAGGAAGAGGAATGGGATCCTGAATATACcccaaaaagcaagaaatacttCTTG